Proteins encoded together in one Carya illinoinensis cultivar Pawnee chromosome 3, C.illinoinensisPawnee_v1, whole genome shotgun sequence window:
- the LOC122304190 gene encoding uncharacterized protein LOC122304190, with translation MQSHLQAGGMSGTANYQGDRAGPSTRGGGRLRGFRARRHVPYSARHNRPRGAKISSYHSPEDCNQSSSDDSTQPPSPPPSTNPIPTPAPVREPSPVRAQSPMQDHARMEDPSVPQTGADAPTEPVVAQEQRKRIRGPARCIEFDKVRKHGKVLLKINEGETAPCCEHASMFTTRVSWIIKQYCDMSYARWTDVPLEMKEELIDRVRSDFVFDWERENHRLTVTKALRKRFNSFHHDLHKIYESFGSHEEALANGTSLVDPLVWVKLCGRWGSEEFKKISSQNRANRKKQAINHTSGRKSFVRILEQKRAENGNLVDFYKETRWSKKKNKFVTDATEETYKEMQGRLDGLEPEQRNDEAAATVFREVLGHRPGYARGLGEMVIPESSRQRDQVKMQCYMSEIERHKKDAEQHKKDAEEYKSQLDEMRSEMRALREHQLQTDRLLQEFFKDHPTFTESYRQTLGNDSPHP, from the exons ATGCAATCCCATCTTCAAGCTGGAGGCATGAGCGGCACGGCTAATTACCAAG GTGACCGAGCGGGACCCAGTACTAGGGGCGGAGGGAGACTCAGGGGTTTTCGTGCGAGGCGGCATGTACCGTACTCGGCCCGCCACAACCGTCCTCGGGGAGCGAAGATCTCCTCATATCACAGTCCTGAGGATTGTAATCAATCATCCTCAGATGACTCCACACAGCCCCCAAGCCCGCCACCATCCACCAACCCAATTCCCACGCCAGCACCTGTTCGAGAACCCTCACCTGTGCGGGCACAATCACCTATGCAGGACCACGCACGAATGGAAGACCCCAGTGTACCACAAACTG GAGCGGACGCTCCCACGGAGCCCGTTGTAGCGCAGGAACAGAGAAAACGAATTCGTGGGCCCGCTCGATGCATCGAGTTTGACAAGGTGAGGAAGCATGGGAAAGTGCTATTAAAGATAAACGAGGGTGAGACAGCACCGTGTTGTGAGCACGCTTCTATGTTCACGACACGGGTATCATGgattattaaacaatattgtgacatgagttatgcGCGATGGACGGATGTTCCGCTTGAAATGAAGGAGGAGCTCATTGACCGTGTTCGG TCTGACTTCGTGTTCGACTGGGAGCGCGAGAACCACCGATTGACGGTGACAAAGGCACTTCGTAAGCGCTTCAACTCCTTCCATCAtgacttgcacaagatttatGAATCATTTGGAAGCCATGAAGAAGCTTTGGCTAATGGGACAAGTTTGGTGGACCCCCTTGTATGGGTAAAGTTGTGTGGTAGATGGGGTAGTGAAGAGTTTAAG AAAATTTCTTCTCAAAACCGGGCGAACCGAAAGAAGCAGGCAATTAATCACACATCAGGACGTAAATCTTTCGTCCGAATACTTGAGCAGAAG CGCGCTGAGAACGGGAATTTGGTTGACTTCTATAAGGAGACGCGCTggtcgaagaagaagaacaagtttGTGACAGATGCTACAGAAGAAACTTAC AAGGAGATGCAAGGTAGGTTGGATGGCCTAGAACCAGAGCAACGTAATGATGAGGCAGCAGCGACTGTCTTTAGGGAGGTCCTGGGCCATCGACCTGGATATGCGCGAGGACTCGGGGAGATGGTCATCCCCGAGTCAAGTAGACAGCGTGACCAAGTTAAAATGCAATGCTACATGTCTGAGATTGAAAGACACAAGAAAGACGCTgaacaacataagaaagatgcTGAAGAGTATAAGAGTCAGCTGGATGAAATGAGATCAGAGATGCGGGCTCTTAGGGAGCATCAGCTTCAAACTGATAGATTGCTTCAGGAGTTCTTTAAGGATCATCCAACATTCACTGAGTCATATCGACAGACGTTGGGTAACGATTCCCCCCACCCATAA